A window of Haliscomenobacter hydrossis DSM 1100 contains these coding sequences:
- the folD gene encoding bifunctional methylenetetrahydrofolate dehydrogenase/methenyltetrahydrofolate cyclohydrolase FolD: MAILDGKQLAQTIKAELRIEVDKIKEQGGKLPHLVAVLVGDNPASQAYVRNKVRSCEEVGFQSTLIHRPADISEKELLEIVEQLNRDTSVDGFIVQLPLPKHIDEHQVTLAIEPKKDVDGFHPVNFGRMAQGLPCYLPATPMGILEILRRYEIPTAGKEVVVLGRSNIVGTPISILLSRKGYPGDATVTVCHSRTDDLAAHTRQADILIAAIGVPEFVKGDMVKKGAVVIDVGINRVEDSTSKSGYKLVGDVDYAAVAPLASWITPVPGGVGQLTVVALLINTLKSARGEVYGLS; the protein is encoded by the coding sequence ATGGCAATTTTAGATGGGAAACAACTGGCCCAAACAATCAAGGCAGAACTGCGCATAGAAGTTGACAAAATCAAAGAGCAAGGTGGTAAACTGCCCCATTTGGTGGCGGTTTTGGTGGGTGATAACCCCGCCAGTCAAGCATACGTGCGCAATAAAGTACGCTCCTGTGAAGAAGTAGGCTTTCAGTCTACCCTCATTCATCGCCCAGCAGACATTTCGGAAAAAGAACTCCTCGAAATCGTGGAACAGCTCAACCGCGACACTTCAGTTGATGGTTTCATCGTACAATTGCCCCTGCCCAAGCACATCGATGAGCACCAGGTCACTTTAGCGATTGAACCCAAGAAGGATGTGGATGGCTTTCACCCGGTCAATTTTGGGCGTATGGCGCAAGGTTTGCCCTGCTATTTGCCGGCAACACCGATGGGGATTTTGGAAATCCTGCGGCGTTACGAGATTCCTACTGCGGGTAAAGAGGTCGTGGTACTCGGGCGTAGCAACATTGTGGGAACGCCAATCAGTATTTTGCTCTCCCGCAAAGGTTATCCTGGCGACGCCACAGTCACGGTGTGCCACAGTCGCACGGATGATCTGGCTGCACATACCCGGCAAGCGGATATTTTGATCGCCGCAATCGGGGTGCCGGAGTTCGTCAAGGGTGACATGGTCAAAAAAGGAGCTGTGGTCATCGATGTCGGCATCAATCGGGTGGAAGACTCAACATCCAAATCGGGGTACAAACTCGTAGGGGATGTAGACTACGCCGCAGTGGCACCTCTGGCTTCGTGGATTACCCCGGTGCCCGGTGGGGTGGGCCAATTGACCGTAGTCGCGTTGTTGATCAATACGCTAAAATCGGCGAGAGGAGAAGTATATGGTTTAAGTTGA
- the add gene encoding adenosine deaminase — MDYTRLPKVELHLHLDCSLSYQVVQKLDPHITYEAYKSSFVGPVKCYNLADFITRAQHAIALMQTTEQLRLVTLDLFDQLQADGVIYAEIRFAPLEHTRLGLSPQEVVQAVNDAVQQGIAQTGVEVRVILCTLRHYSEAQSMETVQLVKDFQGTYVVAFDIASDEAGFPITQHIRAFEFANAHQLHCTAHAGEAKGAESVWETLQYFHPSRIGHGVRSLEDAGLMEFLKKNQVHLEVCPTSNVQTNIYPRIQDHRIDEIYHSGVSMSVNTDARAIANVTLSSEYQTLEEIFKWDLEHFLTCNLEAIEHAFVPDELKETLRNKLLMAY, encoded by the coding sequence ATGGATTATACCAGACTGCCCAAAGTGGAGCTGCACCTACACCTGGACTGCTCTTTGAGTTACCAGGTGGTGCAAAAACTTGACCCACATATAACTTATGAAGCCTATAAAAGTTCTTTCGTTGGCCCCGTAAAATGTTACAATTTGGCCGATTTCATCACGCGGGCCCAACACGCCATTGCCTTGATGCAAACCACAGAACAACTGCGCCTGGTGACCCTCGATTTGTTTGACCAATTGCAAGCAGATGGGGTCATTTATGCAGAAATACGTTTTGCTCCGCTGGAGCATACCCGACTTGGATTGAGTCCACAGGAAGTTGTTCAGGCGGTAAATGACGCGGTACAGCAGGGCATTGCCCAAACCGGAGTGGAAGTGCGCGTGATCCTGTGTACCCTTCGCCATTACAGCGAAGCACAAAGTATGGAAACGGTACAATTGGTCAAAGATTTTCAGGGAACATATGTCGTAGCTTTCGACATTGCCTCCGATGAGGCGGGCTTTCCCATCACCCAGCACATCCGGGCTTTCGAGTTTGCCAATGCTCATCAATTGCACTGCACTGCGCATGCCGGGGAAGCCAAAGGTGCAGAAAGTGTTTGGGAAACCTTGCAATATTTTCATCCCTCGCGCATCGGCCACGGCGTACGCAGCCTTGAAGACGCAGGCTTAATGGAGTTTTTGAAAAAAAACCAAGTCCATTTGGAAGTATGTCCCACCAGCAATGTACAGACCAACATTTATCCCCGCATTCAAGACCATCGCATCGACGAAATTTACCACAGCGGCGTCTCCATGAGTGTCAATACCGATGCCCGGGCCATCGCAAACGTTACCTTGAGTAGTGAATACCAAACCCTGGAGGAAATTTTTAAATGGGACCTGGAACATTTTTTGACCTGCAACCTGGAGGCGATTGAACATGCATTTGTGCCGGATGAACTGAAGGAAACATTACGGAATAAGTTGTTAATGGCTTATTGA
- the dinB gene encoding DNA polymerase IV, giving the protein MRKIIHIDMDAFFASVEQRDNPDLRGRPLAVGGGGPRGVVASASYEARKYGVRSAMSGGMARRLCPEIVFVRSRFDVYRSVSYQIRDIFLDYTDLVEPLSLDEAYLDVTENKKNMTSATLIAQEIRKRIEAETGLTASAGVSFNKFLAKIASDINKPNGIKVITPEEAIAFLEQLAVEKFHGVGKVTARKMHNMGIYTGGDLKQRSEADLVRFFGKAGRYYYRIVRAEDNREVNPHRIRKSIGAERTFNEDVSDPEIMKNKLTDLAEGVHRYMDKTQNFGRTVTLKLKSPDFKILTRSRSFASEIRNLDELIRIVHDLLDQHIEEAPIVRLLGVTLSNLEKENETEGGVQLELEFPEE; this is encoded by the coding sequence ATGCGCAAAATCATTCACATCGATATGGACGCCTTCTTCGCATCCGTCGAGCAGCGGGACAACCCCGATCTGCGCGGGCGGCCCCTTGCGGTAGGGGGCGGAGGTCCACGCGGTGTGGTGGCTTCGGCCAGTTATGAAGCGCGCAAATACGGGGTGCGCAGCGCCATGTCGGGTGGCATGGCTCGGCGTTTGTGCCCCGAAATCGTTTTTGTACGTTCCCGTTTTGATGTGTACCGCAGCGTTTCCTACCAGATCCGCGACATCTTTTTGGACTATACCGACCTGGTGGAACCCCTTTCTCTGGATGAAGCCTACCTCGATGTGACGGAGAACAAAAAAAACATGACCTCTGCTACGCTCATCGCGCAGGAAATCCGTAAGCGCATTGAAGCCGAAACGGGTTTAACCGCGTCGGCAGGGGTTTCTTTTAATAAATTCCTCGCGAAAATTGCTTCTGACATCAACAAACCCAATGGCATTAAAGTGATCACGCCGGAGGAAGCTATTGCGTTTTTGGAACAATTGGCGGTGGAAAAATTCCATGGCGTGGGCAAAGTCACCGCGCGAAAAATGCACAACATGGGTATCTATACTGGTGGCGACCTCAAGCAACGCAGCGAAGCAGACCTGGTGCGTTTTTTTGGCAAAGCGGGGCGGTATTATTACCGCATTGTACGCGCTGAAGACAATCGCGAGGTCAACCCGCACCGCATCCGCAAGTCCATTGGCGCTGAACGCACCTTCAATGAGGATGTGAGCGATCCCGAAATCATGAAAAATAAATTGACCGACCTGGCCGAAGGGGTGCACCGCTACATGGACAAAACCCAAAACTTTGGCCGCACGGTAACGCTTAAACTCAAATCGCCTGATTTTAAAATCCTCACCCGCAGCCGTTCTTTTGCCTCTGAAATCCGTAACCTGGATGAACTGATCCGCATTGTACACGATTTGCTGGATCAACACATCGAGGAGGCCCCCATCGTGCGCTTGTTGGGGGTAACCCTATCCAATTTAGAAAAGGAAAATGAAACGGAGGGAGGCGTGCAGTTGGAGTTGGAGTTTCCAGAGGAGTAA
- a CDS encoding 3-keto-disaccharide hydrolase has protein sequence MKPYFLLFFLAFGQFCFAQSKPQGKWKPIFNGKNLKGWDVKIRGYALNENFGNTFRVVDGKMQVNYEAYTDFKEQFGHIFYKKPYSHYIVAAEYRFIGQQAPKGPDWAFRNSGIMVHGQPAATMGKDQDFPISIEVQLLGQDVNIKAPRTTANLCTPGTNVVMNGKLFTPHCTNSKSKTYYGDEWVRVEVMVLGDSIIKHIVNGDTVLTYYKPQIGGGTVSGFDPAVKKDGQMLTSGTISLQSESHPVEFRKVEVMDLEKYYRKKKK, from the coding sequence ATGAAACCATATTTTCTGCTCTTTTTTCTGGCCTTTGGCCAATTCTGCTTTGCGCAATCCAAGCCACAAGGCAAATGGAAGCCCATTTTTAACGGCAAAAACCTCAAAGGTTGGGACGTAAAAATTCGCGGGTATGCGCTCAATGAAAACTTCGGCAATACCTTTAGGGTAGTAGATGGGAAAATGCAAGTGAATTATGAAGCTTATACCGACTTCAAAGAACAGTTTGGACATATTTTTTACAAAAAACCATATAGTCACTACATTGTAGCTGCAGAATACCGCTTCATTGGCCAACAGGCGCCAAAAGGGCCGGATTGGGCTTTTCGCAACAGTGGCATCATGGTTCATGGCCAACCTGCGGCAACGATGGGCAAAGACCAGGATTTTCCTATCTCCATTGAGGTGCAATTGTTGGGGCAAGATGTGAACATCAAAGCTCCTCGCACCACTGCGAACCTTTGCACGCCAGGCACGAATGTCGTGATGAATGGCAAATTATTCACACCCCATTGCACCAATTCCAAATCCAAAACCTACTATGGGGATGAATGGGTGCGGGTAGAAGTGATGGTCTTGGGTGATTCCATCATCAAACACATCGTCAATGGGGATACTGTATTGACCTATTACAAACCCCAAATTGGCGGCGGCACGGTCAGCGGTTTTGATCCTGCGGTCAAAAAAGACGGTCAAATGTTGACTTCCGGTACTATTTCGCTACAAAGTGAAAGCCACCCGGTGGAATTTCGGAAAGTGGAGGTGATGGATTTGGAAAAATATTACCGGAAGAAGAAAAAGTGA
- a CDS encoding SUMF1/EgtB/PvdO family nonheme iron enzyme, producing the protein MSFCYPQSHFWRCSLALLLLFWSTLMPAQDPIAQMAESLKPNVFAIKTTFEDGSEEKGFGFITGEEKGKLYLATAAHVVRGIELNQKAKSIQVKFFKDIRWLEATFLYHWDREDLALLEMNKPTFVQWRSDCADFSPQNLQKVRFIGLNGNEPAWVYPGSGEIFDVSGNAIQFAIGTIRPGTSGAPLITEKGIVGLITQDEGGISTALKLTQIQTLFSGGGQYPYFGLQPLGGVVATPPINTNVPVTVTQPDEYGLVLVKGGTFTMGCTSEQGSDCYDWEKPAHQVRVNDFHIGKYEVTQAQWRKVMGSDPPNLNFKGCDQCPVERVSWEDIQEFLRKLNAQTGKKYRLPTEAEWEYAARGGNQNNSYKYAGSNTLSEVAWFTDNSDSKTHPVGTKKANELGLYDMSGNVWEWCQDWYGGYSSNIQTNPTGAGSGFNRVFRGGGWSYGARNCRVSDRGNYTPTDRFYNLGFRLAL; encoded by the coding sequence ATGTCCTTTTGCTATCCCCAGTCCCATTTTTGGCGCTGCAGCCTGGCCCTGTTGTTGCTTTTTTGGAGCACGTTGATGCCTGCTCAAGACCCCATCGCGCAAATGGCCGAAAGCCTCAAACCCAACGTGTTCGCCATCAAAACTACCTTCGAAGACGGTTCAGAAGAAAAAGGCTTCGGATTCATTACTGGAGAAGAGAAAGGAAAATTGTACCTGGCTACCGCAGCCCATGTGGTCCGCGGAATAGAATTGAATCAAAAAGCCAAAAGTATCCAGGTCAAATTTTTCAAGGACATCCGTTGGCTGGAAGCAACTTTTCTCTACCACTGGGATCGTGAAGATTTAGCGCTGTTAGAAATGAATAAACCAACTTTCGTGCAATGGCGGAGTGATTGTGCGGATTTTTCTCCCCAAAACCTCCAAAAAGTGCGTTTCATCGGCTTGAATGGCAACGAGCCTGCTTGGGTTTATCCCGGTAGCGGGGAGATATTTGATGTATCAGGTAATGCCATTCAGTTTGCCATCGGCACCATCCGCCCCGGTACTTCTGGCGCGCCATTGATCACTGAGAAGGGGATTGTGGGACTTATCACGCAAGATGAGGGTGGGATTTCGACGGCGCTGAAGTTGACGCAGATTCAGACTTTGTTTAGCGGGGGCGGGCAATATCCGTATTTTGGATTGCAGCCATTGGGGGGTGTTGTGGCAACGCCACCGATAAATACAAATGTGCCCGTAACTGTCACGCAACCCGATGAATACGGACTGGTGCTGGTAAAAGGCGGAACTTTTACCATGGGCTGCACCAGCGAGCAGGGGAGTGATTGCTACGATTGGGAGAAACCAGCGCATCAGGTTAGGGTAAATGATTTTCACATCGGCAAATACGAAGTGACGCAGGCGCAGTGGCGCAAAGTAATGGGTAGCGATCCCCCAAATTTGAATTTCAAAGGCTGTGACCAATGCCCGGTAGAACGGGTAAGTTGGGAAGATATCCAGGAGTTTTTGCGCAAGCTCAATGCACAAACGGGCAAAAAATACCGACTACCTACCGAAGCGGAATGGGAATACGCGGCCAGAGGAGGCAACCAGAACAATAGCTACAAATATGCGGGCAGCAATACCCTCAGCGAAGTGGCCTGGTTTACGGATAATTCGGATAGCAAAACGCATCCAGTGGGTACCAAAAAGGCCAACGAGCTGGGCTTGTACGATATGAGTGGCAATGTATGGGAATGGTGCCAGGACTGGTACGGCGGTTATTCCAGCAATATACAGACGAATCCGACTGGAGCTGGTTCGGGCTTTAACCGTGTGTTTCGTGGCGGTGGCTGGAGCTACGGCGCGAGGAATTGCCGCGTGTCCGATCGCGGCAACTACACGCCGACGGACCGCTTCTACAATTTGGGGTTTCGTCTTGCCCTCTAG
- a CDS encoding glycoside hydrolase family 26 protein → MILGFANQAFTQTPADQKANQAVRKLYRSLHHAMNDSLVLFGHQDDLAYGIGWKYQKGESDVRRTVGSYPAVFGWDLGHLELGEATNLDSVPFDRMRDFIKTAHKMGSINTISWHLRNPENAGTSWDTSQAIRHVLPGGAKHEAYLAWIDKVADFMNSLKTGFMGKKIPVIFRPYHEHTGSWFWWGKKLCTPEEYIALWRMTVDRLKAQGVNNLLYAYSPAEFNSASHYLERYPGDAYVDVIGFDTYHRNPDDSLATQWFTNRLASSLATMTQIAKEHQKVMVLSETGCEQVPVQNWWTSVLWNSIKNYQPAYVLVWRNGRPDHFYAPYPGHLSQNDFKAFQQHPRVFFQDEWKARKRRK, encoded by the coding sequence TTGATACTAGGATTTGCGAATCAAGCATTTACCCAAACTCCTGCTGATCAAAAAGCGAACCAGGCCGTCCGCAAGTTGTACCGCAGCTTGCACCATGCCATGAATGACAGTTTGGTACTCTTTGGGCATCAAGACGATCTGGCCTACGGCATCGGTTGGAAGTACCAGAAAGGTGAATCGGATGTGCGCCGTACAGTAGGCAGTTATCCGGCAGTATTTGGTTGGGATCTGGGGCACCTGGAATTGGGTGAAGCCACCAACCTGGATTCCGTTCCATTTGATCGAATGCGGGATTTCATTAAAACCGCCCACAAAATGGGCAGCATCAACACCATCAGTTGGCATTTGCGCAATCCTGAAAATGCCGGAACTTCCTGGGATACCAGCCAGGCCATACGCCATGTGTTGCCGGGCGGAGCGAAGCACGAAGCGTATCTAGCCTGGATTGATAAGGTCGCCGATTTCATGAACAGTTTAAAGACAGGTTTCATGGGCAAAAAAATCCCGGTGATTTTCCGGCCTTACCACGAGCACACCGGTTCCTGGTTTTGGTGGGGTAAAAAACTGTGTACCCCCGAGGAATACATTGCCCTCTGGCGCATGACGGTAGACCGCTTAAAAGCCCAAGGGGTTAACAATTTGTTGTACGCCTATTCCCCAGCAGAATTCAACTCGGCCAGCCACTACCTGGAGCGCTATCCCGGCGATGCCTACGTAGACGTCATCGGTTTTGATACTTACCACCGCAATCCCGACGATTCGTTGGCGACCCAGTGGTTCACCAACCGGTTGGCTAGCAGTTTGGCCACCATGACCCAAATTGCCAAAGAACACCAGAAGGTCATGGTGCTTTCGGAAACGGGTTGTGAACAAGTTCCGGTGCAAAATTGGTGGACTAGCGTATTGTGGAACTCCATCAAAAATTACCAGCCCGCCTATGTGTTGGTGTGGCGCAATGGTCGGCCCGACCACTTCTACGCCCCCTACCCTGGGCACCTTTCCCAAAACGACTTTAAAGCATTCCAACAACACCCCCGAGTGTTTTTTCAGGACGAATGGAAGGCACGCAAGCGGAGAAAATAA
- the prmA gene encoding 50S ribosomal protein L11 methyltransferase, whose amino-acid sequence MNYLQYTFPATPDLQEILVALLGDLPFDTFEEGSENLMAFVPMPADVAALSAEVQEIVEPLGVGFSVQEIPYQNWNVIWESNFQPITVGDFCGVRADFHAPMEGVQHEIIINPKMAFGTGHHETTHMVMQLMADLDFRGKRVFDFGCGTGILAILAAKLGAVAIDAVDIEPPSFENTLENAKINGVSDVLHALLGDLSVVEGSGYDIILANINRGVILDAFPTLHQKLKQGGILLISGILKTDRELVLAEALQHGFSPVQSLEKGNWLAVRLH is encoded by the coding sequence ATGAATTATTTGCAATACACTTTCCCTGCTACCCCGGATCTACAAGAGATATTGGTCGCCTTATTGGGTGATCTACCTTTTGATACCTTTGAAGAAGGGAGTGAAAATTTAATGGCTTTTGTTCCAATGCCCGCTGATGTTGCTGCTTTGAGCGCGGAAGTTCAAGAGATTGTCGAACCACTGGGGGTGGGTTTTTCGGTGCAGGAAATTCCCTACCAAAACTGGAATGTCATTTGGGAGTCGAATTTTCAACCCATCACCGTAGGCGATTTTTGTGGGGTAAGGGCCGACTTCCATGCCCCCATGGAAGGGGTGCAGCACGAGATCATCATCAACCCCAAAATGGCTTTTGGCACCGGGCACCACGAAACGACCCACATGGTCATGCAATTGATGGCTGACCTGGATTTTAGGGGGAAACGCGTGTTTGATTTTGGATGTGGCACCGGAATTTTGGCCATTTTGGCGGCTAAACTGGGCGCTGTTGCGATCGATGCAGTAGACATTGAACCTCCCTCGTTTGAAAATACCCTGGAGAATGCAAAAATCAACGGAGTATCGGATGTCCTACATGCACTTTTAGGTGATCTTAGCGTTGTAGAAGGGAGTGGGTATGATATTATTTTAGCGAATATCAACCGGGGTGTAATTTTGGATGCTTTTCCAACGTTACATCAAAAACTCAAACAAGGCGGTATTTTGCTCATATCCGGAATCCTGAAAACGGATCGGGAGTTGGTTCTGGCCGAAGCGCTCCAGCATGGTTTTTCTCCGGTACAATCTTTAGAGAAAGGCAATTGGTTGGCGGTAAGGCTGCATTGA
- a CDS encoding sodium:solute symporter family protein, which translates to MKLHNLDLLVIALYLGITVLIGLLMRHKARMSHQDYMMGGKKLPWYLLGLSNASDMFDISGTMWMVALCFVYGLKSIWIVWLWPVFNQVFLMMYLSRWLRRSNASTGAEWLKTRFGEGRGSQFSHLITVIFALLGCLGFLAYGFVGLGKFIELFIPWNVLAPYLPFALAPQYVPHFYGLLFTVFVVFYTILGGMNSVVWSDLVMYGILGIASVCVAVIAAVHLHGQALPVPAGWYSPFFGWDLGLNWYELNPEVQHKIIDDGFSPWGAFFMMMVFKGIFASLAGPTPNYDLQKIFSSRSPEEAAKMSGFASLVLLPVRYAMVIGFTVLALLYTDQLNLASAQGIDFERILPAAIVSFTPPIVRGLVVAGLVAAFMGTFAGTLNAAQSYFVNDIYLKYLNPRASLRSILNTNYLVGILVVTISMVLGIFSSSVDAILQWLASALYGGYIAANVLKWHWWRFNASGFAWGMTIGVISALLIPVLAPDVLPLWLFPLMFMASLSASIIASLATPATDEATLVQFYKTVRPWGFWQPIHHKVLEQDPHFVSDARPYRDGFNVLIGIVAQCCLTLLPMFLVLWMKLPLLVVVLILGACAYVLKRSWWNHLQEAEEEGKREKSWKTIFEN; encoded by the coding sequence ATGAAGTTGCACAATCTCGATTTGTTGGTGATTGCATTGTATTTGGGCATAACGGTATTGATTGGTTTGCTGATGCGGCACAAAGCCCGCATGAGCCATCAGGACTACATGATGGGGGGTAAAAAACTGCCCTGGTACCTCCTGGGTTTGTCCAATGCTTCGGATATGTTCGACATCTCGGGAACGATGTGGATGGTCGCTTTGTGTTTTGTGTACGGCTTGAAAAGCATCTGGATCGTCTGGCTGTGGCCCGTTTTTAACCAGGTTTTTTTGATGATGTATTTGTCGCGGTGGTTGCGGCGCTCCAATGCCTCTACCGGGGCCGAATGGCTCAAAACGCGTTTTGGCGAAGGCCGGGGCAGCCAGTTTTCACACCTCATTACGGTGATTTTTGCCCTATTGGGCTGTTTGGGTTTTTTGGCGTATGGCTTCGTGGGGTTGGGTAAATTCATCGAATTATTCATCCCCTGGAATGTTCTTGCCCCTTATCTACCTTTTGCCTTGGCACCGCAATATGTGCCCCATTTTTATGGCCTGTTGTTTACAGTGTTTGTAGTTTTTTATACGATCCTGGGCGGTATGAACAGTGTGGTGTGGAGTGATTTGGTCATGTACGGCATTCTGGGCATCGCATCTGTTTGTGTTGCGGTCATTGCCGCCGTTCACCTCCATGGCCAGGCCTTGCCCGTACCCGCTGGCTGGTACAGTCCCTTTTTTGGCTGGGATTTGGGACTCAATTGGTACGAACTCAACCCCGAAGTGCAGCATAAAATCATCGATGACGGGTTTTCGCCCTGGGGCGCTTTTTTCATGATGATGGTTTTTAAAGGGATTTTTGCAAGTTTAGCCGGGCCAACGCCGAATTACGACCTGCAAAAGATTTTTTCAAGCCGCTCTCCCGAAGAAGCCGCTAAAATGTCGGGATTTGCGTCTTTGGTTTTGCTACCTGTACGCTACGCCATGGTCATTGGTTTCACCGTTTTGGCGCTGTTGTATACCGATCAGCTCAATTTGGCTTCGGCGCAGGGCATTGATTTTGAGCGCATTTTACCGGCTGCCATTGTAAGTTTCACCCCACCCATCGTGCGCGGTTTGGTTGTAGCGGGTTTGGTGGCCGCTTTTATGGGCACTTTTGCAGGCACACTGAATGCGGCGCAGTCCTATTTTGTCAACGACATCTACCTCAAATACCTCAACCCGCGGGCTTCATTGCGTAGCATTTTGAATACCAACTACCTGGTTGGAATACTGGTGGTGACCATCAGCATGGTACTGGGCATTTTTTCCAGCAGTGTGGATGCCATTTTGCAATGGTTGGCCTCCGCGCTTTACGGAGGGTACATCGCCGCAAATGTGCTGAAGTGGCACTGGTGGCGTTTCAATGCGAGTGGCTTCGCCTGGGGCATGACCATTGGGGTGATTAGCGCCTTGCTCATCCCTGTTCTGGCCCCCGATGTGTTGCCCTTGTGGCTTTTTCCCCTGATGTTTATGGCCTCGCTCAGCGCGTCCATCATCGCATCGCTGGCCACACCTGCTACGGATGAGGCTACCCTCGTGCAGTTTTACAAAACGGTGCGCCCCTGGGGATTTTGGCAGCCGATCCATCATAAAGTGCTGGAGCAAGACCCTCATTTTGTGAGCGATGCCCGGCCTTACCGCGATGGGTTCAATGTGTTGATTGGAATTGTGGCGCAGTGCTGTCTGACCTTGTTGCCGATGTTTCTGGTGCTGTGGATGAAGTTGCCGCTGCTCGTGGTCGTGCTGATTTTGGGGGCCTGCGCTTATGTGTTGAAACGAAGCTGGTGGAATCATTTGCAGGAAGCGGAGGAAGAGGGGAAAAGGGAAAAGAGCTGGAAGACGATTTTTGAGAATTGA
- a CDS encoding DinB family protein, which translates to MNGKQGISNIVMQINDILIDIESNLYKMPLAIYNGSSIGQHFRHIYDFFRCLVYGVQENVVDYARRERDLQIEQDPRFALAAFQRELDYLLTLDEQMPLSVRADFSTHSDVGRPEYPTSVGRELMFVHDHAVHHLAMIKIGLQNEAPDLLKDKNFGVAPSTIKFRQQEA; encoded by the coding sequence ATGAACGGTAAACAAGGCATCAGCAACATTGTCATGCAAATCAATGACATTCTGATCGACATTGAGAGCAATCTCTACAAAATGCCCCTGGCCATTTACAACGGCTCATCCATCGGGCAACATTTTCGGCACATTTACGATTTTTTTCGTTGTTTGGTTTATGGTGTGCAAGAAAACGTGGTTGATTACGCCCGGAGGGAAAGAGATTTGCAAATCGAACAAGATCCCCGTTTTGCTTTGGCCGCTTTCCAACGCGAACTGGATTATTTGCTGACCCTGGATGAGCAGATGCCGCTGAGCGTTCGGGCCGATTTTTCAACACATAGCGACGTAGGTCGCCCTGAATACCCCACCTCGGTAGGTCGTGAACTCATGTTTGTACACGATCATGCGGTTCACCATTTGGCCATGATCAAAATTGGCTTGCAAAATGAAGCCCCCGATTTGCTCAAAGACAAAAACTTTGGGGTAGCGCCATCCACCATCAAATTTCGCCAGCAAGAGGCATAA
- a CDS encoding glutathionylspermidine synthase family protein: MLKYKLPQLPNALFEELGWDYFVSPEGNEYLADEVVEISEAEREAFYEAGNRLYARFVETAEYILENNLLSTLGIPPNLYELIQYTWADERHLHLYGRFDLAGGTDGLPIKMLEFNADTPTSVPETAIIQWGQLRANGIPEDRQFNFLYEALVDNFKRLRELNPGREAAILFSTLKGAPEDNHNTEMLQVAAREAGFETAFCYVDEVIFSEVNGIFAADEQGNTTQYPYWFKLIPWEYIALDEPELLRLLTKIVTRGLAIVLNPAYTMLFQSKAILAHMWELQPYDPLLLKCSLKEPIGRENYPFVEKVVLGREGANVTIFDENGIADIARSGEYADQIKVYQSLAQLARDADGQYYQAGVFFAYEACGLGFRRSPHRIIDNGAQFVGHWVKV, encoded by the coding sequence ATGCTGAAATACAAATTGCCCCAATTGCCCAATGCTCTTTTTGAGGAGTTGGGTTGGGATTATTTCGTTTCCCCTGAAGGCAATGAATACCTGGCCGATGAGGTTGTGGAAATCAGCGAGGCCGAGCGGGAAGCGTTTTATGAAGCGGGCAATCGCTTATACGCCCGTTTTGTGGAAACCGCGGAGTATATTCTGGAAAACAACCTGTTGTCTACGCTGGGAATACCTCCCAATTTATACGAACTGATTCAATATACCTGGGCCGATGAGCGGCACTTGCACTTATATGGGCGTTTTGATTTGGCTGGGGGGACGGATGGTTTGCCCATCAAAATGCTGGAATTCAATGCCGATACCCCTACTTCTGTACCGGAAACGGCCATCATCCAATGGGGGCAATTGCGGGCCAATGGTATTCCCGAAGACCGCCAATTCAACTTCCTCTACGAGGCATTGGTGGACAATTTCAAACGTTTGCGCGAGCTGAATCCTGGCCGCGAAGCCGCAATTCTTTTTTCAACCTTAAAAGGTGCTCCTGAAGACAACCACAATACCGAAATGTTGCAGGTTGCTGCCCGCGAAGCTGGTTTCGAAACGGCTTTCTGTTACGTAGACGAAGTGATTTTTTCCGAAGTGAACGGCATTTTTGCCGCTGATGAACAGGGCAATACCACTCAATATCCTTATTGGTTCAAACTCATTCCCTGGGAATACATTGCCCTAGATGAACCGGAATTGTTGCGTTTGTTGACCAAAATTGTTACCCGTGGCCTGGCGATTGTGCTCAATCCAGCGTATACCATGCTGTTTCAGTCCAAAGCCATTCTGGCCCACATGTGGGAATTGCAGCCTTATGACCCGCTGTTGCTGAAATGCAGTTTGAAAGAACCAATAGGCCGTGAAAATTATCCTTTTGTGGAAAAAGTAGTGCTGGGTCGGGAAGGGGCAAACGTCACCATTTTTGATGAAAATGGAATTGCCGATATTGCCCGTAGCGGGGAATACGCGGATCAAATCAAGGTATATCAATCACTCGCCCAACTTGCCCGCGATGCCGATGGACAATACTACCAGGCCGGGGTGTTTTTTGCCTATGAAGCTTGTGGTCTGGGCTTTCGCCGTAGTCCGCACCGCATCATCGACAATGGTGCTCAGTTTGTAGGGCATTGGGTAAAAGTGTAA